One Alosa alosa isolate M-15738 ecotype Scorff River chromosome 22, AALO_Geno_1.1, whole genome shotgun sequence DNA segment encodes these proteins:
- the LOC125287269 gene encoding uncharacterized protein LOC125287269, translated as MKHTVSPLCAGIKYSFTLFTVFEGVSSTGYKFSVVTKINCAASRWNVSNSTIEAEVLGLFSMATAHNGSDGDVTGTVRRNKVSFSNLYPGATYNVSLYYQLDEEQLLQCSHSVTLVPATVTSLSCESRNHSVFLKWEEPFGLWTEAEVNVMGIGSHLVRRTDVKIAGLEPSRTYNISVTSLSGAVRGPNQWTSCQTTSSMVVLVPEVVIMLLGLLTSMGYV; from the exons ATGAAACACACAGTCTCGCCTCTCTGTGCTGGGATAAaatactctttcactctcttcactgtgTTTGAGGGAGTGAGCAGCACAGGATATAAATTCTCAGTTGTTACAA AAATCAACTGTGCTGCCTCACGGTGGAACGTCAGCAACTCCACCATTGAGGCAGAGGTTTTAGGGCTGttctccatggcaacagctCATAATGGGAGTGATGGTGATGTGACTGGCACTGTGAGGAGAAATAAAGTGTCCTTCTCTAACCTTTACCCTGGGGCTACTTACAATGTGTCGCTCTATTATCAGTTAGATGAAGAACAACTTTTACAATGTTCACACAGTGTAACATTAG TTCCAGCAACAGTGACCAGTTTGTCCTGTGAAAGCAGAAACCATTCTGTGTTTTTGAAGTGGGAGGAACCATTTGGTCTCTGGACTGAAGCAGAGGTGAATGTGATGGGTATAGGGTCTCATTTAGTAAGGAGAACAGATGTTAAGATAGCTGGACTTGAGCCTTCTCGGACCTACAATATCAGTGTCACATCACTCTCTGGAGCTGTGAGGGGTCCAAATCAGTGGACCAGCTGTCAAACAACAAGTTCAA TGGTGGTCTTGGTACCAGAGGTTGTCATCATGCTGCTGGGTCTCCTGACTTCAATGGGATATGTTTAA